A region of the Chelatococcus sp. YT9 genome:
CATGGGCAGGATGACCTTCCAGAACGCCTGCCAACGTGTGCAGCCATCCATACGCGCCGCATCCTCGAGCGAATGGGGCACCTGCGAAAAGAAGCCGCGCATCAGCCAGACGCAAAGCGGCAGCATGTAGCTGAGATAGACGGGTATCAGACCATAGAGGCTGTCGAGCCAGCCAAGATAGCGCAACTGCACGTAAAAGGGGATGAGCAACAGCACCGGTGGGAACATCTGCCCGTAGAGCATGAAGAGCGGCAGCGCCACCGAGCCCTTGAAACGATGCCGCGCCATCGCATAGCCCGCTGTGACAGAGAGCGCCACGCTGATAAGTGTGACACTCAGCGTCAGGATCAGGCTGTTCAGGGCGAACTGCCAGAACTGAGCTCCGACGAGAAGGTCGATATAGTTCTGAATGGTGACGCTGTGCGGTACCAGCGCGGGAGGGCGCTGGAAAATTTCGTCTTTCGCGCGAAGCGACGTGGCGATCATCCAGTAGAAGGGGAACACCGACCAAACAAAGGCGATCCACAGTGTCGCGTAGGTCAGGACCTTGCGCAACGACTTCGGCGTCCGTGTGCGACGCAGCGCCTCGGAGCGCGGGGCGGTCGTGGCGCGGGAGACGGAGACGGTGGCGAGGCTCATGACTAATCTCCCTCGCGTGCCTGGATGAGTTTGAGATAGAGGGTCGTGGCGATCACCAGACCGACGAAGAGCATCGTCGCGACGGCGGACGCCATGCCTAGGTCAAAGCGCTGAAAGCCATATTTGTAAGCCAGCGTGAACAGGATTTCCGATGAATTCAGCGGGCCGCCTTCCGTCATCAGCCAGATGGCGTTGAAGTTGTTGACGGTCAGGATGAAGGTGAGCACCGCAGCGATGGCAAAGGACACGCGAATCTGCGGCAGGATCACGTACCAGAGCTTGCGCCACCCGGATGCGCCATCCATGGATGCCGCCTCCAGAATGGAGCGCGGCACGAGCTGCAGCGCGGCCAGAAGCAGCAGCATGACGAAGGGTGTGCCTTTCCAGATGCTCTCGACCGTGACGGCGTACAGAGACGTGGCCGTGTCGCCGAGCCAGGGATGATAGTCGCTGATAATGCCGAGCTTCAGCAGCGCCTCGTTCACGATGCCGACACTCGGATCATACATCCACCGCCATGTGAGGACGGCGACGACGCTCGGCACCACCCATGGCACCAGGATACCGGAGCGAAAAAAGCCGATCCCCGGCATGGCCCGGTGGAGGAGCAGCGCCAAGGCGAGGCCGAGGCCGAGCTGCGCGACGACGTTCAGCACCACCCATATGAGCGTGTTGACGGAGGCCTTGACGAAGACCGGGTCGGCGAAGACGCGCTGGAAATTGCGCATTCCAACGAAAGTGACGTTCCCGTTGTTCAGCGTGCGCAAGGTGACGTCATAAAACGACGAGACGACGCCCGAGATTACGGGATAGACGACAACGCCGAGAACAATGACGACGGCGGGCAAAACCATCAGATAGGGATAGATGCGCGCACCCAGCCCGGTTTCGAAAATCGATGACCAGGTTCTTTTCAGGCCCGGTGCGTTCAGGGTGCGCGCGGTCATCCTACTTCTTCTCCAGCAGGCCCTGAATAGCCGTGTTGGCCTCGGTCATCACGGCTTGTGCCGGCTTGCCCCTGATCACGGAATCCCACGCGTTGGCGAAGATGCTCGCGTGAATCTCGCTCCACGGCGCGACCACCGGTCGGGCACGGCCCGCATCGGCTTGCGCCATGAAGGGCTGGAGCTGCTTTGGCAGGGCGGCGATCGCCTCTGGTGTCGTTGCGCTGGCGGCGGCCGAGAGGCGCTCATATTTGCGCATCAGTTCCACGCTACGGGGCCCGGTGAGCCATTCGATCAGGGCGAAGCTCGCGTCAGGGGATTTGCTGCCGGCTTTGGCAGCGAGGTTGTAGCCGCCGATGACGGTAGCCGCCTTGACGCCCACGGGCAGCGGATGAACGGAAAACTTGAGATTAGGGTTGCCCTTGGCGAGTGCCGCCAGCGCCCAGTCGCCCGTTACGACCATTCCGGCGCGCTCCTGAATGAAGGGCGCGTGCACTTCATCCCAGTTGCCAGCGGTGAGAACCGATTTCGGCATGGCGTGTGACTGGGTGTAGAGCTTGGCTAGGAAGTCCACCGCCTCGACCGTCGCCGGTTCCGCGACATGCGGCACGCCCTTCTCGTCAATGATCTCGCCGCCATTCTGCCAGATGAAACTGTAGAGCTGGAAGGCACCCATGCGACTGCCGCCAAAGCTCGCCCCGTAGGTGTCCTTCTCCTTGTTTGTCAATGCGATGGCGGCGTCGCGGAACTCCTTCCAGTTGGAGGGCGCCTTGGCGATCCCGGCATCCGCCAACATGCGATCGTTGACGAAGAGGGCGACATTGTTGGTGTAGAGCGGAAGGGCGTATTGCTTTTCCTGGAACCGACCGCTCGCCAGGGGGCCCGGCTGGTACTGCGCGGCAATTGGTTTTGTCTTCTCGGTGATGTCAGCGAGGAGCCCGGCATCGGCAAGGCCGGCAACCCAGGCGATGTCGAGCGCCATCACGTCCGGGCCAGCGCCGCCGGACAGCGCAACGAACAGGTTGCGCTCCATTTCCATATGGGGCACCGCCTGCAGCTCGACCTTGTGGCCGGTCTTGGCCTCGAAGGCTTTGATCTCTTCATAGATCGGAGCGTTGGGCCCGGGCACGAGAGGGGCATTGACCCACATTACGATGTTGTCGGCGAGTGCCGGTGCCAATCCAAGTCCAAGAACGACAGCTGAGATC
Encoded here:
- a CDS encoding carbohydrate ABC transporter permease, whose product is MSLATVSVSRATTAPRSEALRRTRTPKSLRKVLTYATLWIAFVWSVFPFYWMIATSLRAKDEIFQRPPALVPHSVTIQNYIDLLVGAQFWQFALNSLILTLSVTLISVALSVTAGYAMARHRFKGSVALPLFMLYGQMFPPVLLLIPFYVQLRYLGWLDSLYGLIPVYLSYMLPLCVWLMRGFFSQVPHSLEDAARMDGCTRWQAFWKVILPMAQPGIVAVATWVMIHTWNEFLYASTFILSEKKRTLPLGLSGLIGQYTTDWGVLMAGGVITAAPILLAFFFLQKHLVAGVGGGAVKG
- a CDS encoding sugar ABC transporter permease, producing MTARTLNAPGLKRTWSSIFETGLGARIYPYLMVLPAVVIVLGVVVYPVISGVVSSFYDVTLRTLNNGNVTFVGMRNFQRVFADPVFVKASVNTLIWVVLNVVAQLGLGLALALLLHRAMPGIGFFRSGILVPWVVPSVVAVLTWRWMYDPSVGIVNEALLKLGIISDYHPWLGDTATSLYAVTVESIWKGTPFVMLLLLAALQLVPRSILEAASMDGASGWRKLWYVILPQIRVSFAIAAVLTFILTVNNFNAIWLMTEGGPLNSSEILFTLAYKYGFQRFDLGMASAVATMLFVGLVIATTLYLKLIQAREGD
- a CDS encoding sugar ABC transporter substrate-binding protein, which gives rise to MNMRSSLKFGAAISAVVLGLGLAPALADNIVMWVNAPLVPGPNAPIYEEIKAFEAKTGHKVELQAVPHMEMERNLFVALSGGAGPDVMALDIAWVAGLADAGLLADITEKTKPIAAQYQPGPLASGRFQEKQYALPLYTNNVALFVNDRMLADAGIAKAPSNWKEFRDAAIALTNKEKDTYGASFGGSRMGAFQLYSFIWQNGGEIIDEKGVPHVAEPATVEAVDFLAKLYTQSHAMPKSVLTAGNWDEVHAPFIQERAGMVVTGDWALAALAKGNPNLKFSVHPLPVGVKAATVIGGYNLAAKAGSKSPDASFALIEWLTGPRSVELMRKYERLSAAASATTPEAIAALPKQLQPFMAQADAGRARPVVAPWSEIHASIFANAWDSVIRGKPAQAVMTEANTAIQGLLEKK